ATGAACGTTTCTATCAGCGCCCTCGTCAGGGATCTTAACACGACCGTCGGCGGTGTTCAGGGGGCTATAACCCTCTACGCCCTTGTCATGGCGGCTTTCATGATAACCGGCGCTAAGCTCGCTGACATCTGGGGGACTAAGAAGGTCTTCTTCCGAGGTCTTGTGATTTACACGGTTGGAACCCTAATGGCCGCCTTCGCCCCGAACCTGGCCGTTCTAATCCTCGGCTGGTCAATCCTCGAGGGGATAGGAGCTTCAATGATGATGCCCGCAACCGTAACTTACATCACCAAGGCCTACACCGGCAGGGACAGGGCCTTTGCCTTCGGCGTCTGGGGTGGCGTTGGTGGAGCTGCAGCAGCCTTTGGTCCGATCATCGGTGGTTTCTTCACGACCTACATAACCTGGCGTCTCGGCTTCTTCATGGAAGCCTTCATATCGGCGGCGATATTCGCCTACATGAAGATACTGGCGGACTACAAACCCGAGAAGAAAATTAAGCTCGACGTCGTTGGAGCAACCCTCGTTGGTGTGGGCTTATTCCTGCTCACGCTCTCGGTGCTCATAATGGATCCGCTCGCCAATCCGCCGGTCCTTCTCCTGATGGTGCTTGGCTTGATCGTGCTCGCGATCTTCTGGAAGTACGAGAAGAAGAGGAAGGCCAGGGGCGAGGACATTCTCATCGACGTTGACATATTCAAGTCCAAGGTCTTCACGGCGGCAAACCTGGTCAGCCTCTTCTTCCAGATAACCCTCGCGGGAATAATGTTCACGGTCCCGGTCTTCGTTCAGCAGTACCTCCACTACAACGCCATCCAGACGGGTTTTGTAATCGTCCCGCTCTCGATAATGATGTTCATCTTCTCGATGACCGGGCAGCGCTTCGTGAAGTACCTAACCCCCAAGCAGGTAATCCAGCTCGGTATAATCCTGACCTTTGTGGGCCTCTACCTCGTCCTCCGGGTTCTCCATCCGGGGGTCACGGGGAGTGACTTCGCCCTCGGACTGGCGTTCTACGGTACCGGCTTTGGGCTGATCTTCTCCCAGATAACCAACCTGGCGATGCTCGGCGCAAAACCCGAGCAGCAGGCCGACGCCTCCGGCATATTCAACGCCCAGAAGCAGTTCGGCCTCTCGCTGGGGACGGCTTTCGTCGGTGCCGTCCTCGTCCTCGGGGTAATCCACAGCATAACGAGGCAGATCTACGAGTCCGGAATCTTCGAGGGACTCCCCAAAGACCAGATACAGGAAGCGGTTATTCAGTGGATAATCAAAATGCAGCAGGGCGAGCTTCAGATTCCGCCGGAGTACCACGATGCCGTCCTCAAAATCGTGAACACATCGCTGGTGGACACCATGAAGCTCGCGGTAGTCTTCATGATGGGAATCCTCATCATCAGCGCCCTCCTCTCGTTCCTCCTGCCGAGGGGGGAGAAGGCAAAGGCTTAGCCAGGATCCAGCCAACGGGCGGGTACTCGGCGCCCCTCTTCCACTTTTTGTATGCTGCGTCCCAGCGCCTCAGGAGTTCGGCGCGCTTTTTCTCGTCTTTTATTCTCCCCATGTATTCGCGCGGGATATAAGCAAGATAGTGCGGCAATGCAGGTTCAAAGGCCCCGCTCTCGATGATTTTTCCTCCGGCCCGCTCCACGAACTTCCTCAGCTTCTCCAAGGGGAAGTAGTGGAGGTCATCCTTCTCGCCGAAGAGGGCCTCGAATATCTCCTGCCTCAGGTTGTACAGCTCAAGATGGGCCATCTGACGCTCGTTGTTGGCTACTGGCATGCTCTCCGCTATGAAGACCCTCTCGGAAATGCGGAGCATCTCGGAGATGACCTTAATTATAGTTTCTTCGTTCCTCAGGCTTCTGACGCCGTGGACGAGAACGGCCAGATCAAACATTTTAAATGGAAAGGGCAGTTCCCTCGCGTCGAGCTTCATCGGAATTATCCGGTGTCTTAATCCTGCGGCGGACGTTATCTCCTCGAAGAAGCGCCAGCGAGCTTTATCTACGGCCACAACCCTGCCGGTTTCACCAACGAGATAAGCGAGTGGAACGGTGGTTATTGCGTGGGCGCCACAGCCGATTTCGAGAACGTTCATCCCTTCTCTTATGGGCGCGAACCTGAGGACGCGGAAGCGTTCGAGCATTTCAATACGAAGCCAGTCTGAAGGTAAAGGTGGCTCGTTTCGGAGGGGAATTTTGGAAAGGACGTCTCTCTCAAACTTCTCTTCGTTGGCAAGCATGGAGAGCACCGAAAAGAGCTAAAACGATTCTGGTTAAAGCGTTTTTGGAGAAAAAGTTTTATAAGGGGAGGTTGAGTCTATGACATGCGAGAATTTTCTAGTTGAGAAAATTCCTTTACAAATTCTAGAAAACTTTTTAGTTGGTAACACTAACCTGCTTATGGTGAAACAGGATGTTACCTATTAGCGAGTTGGAGCAAATTTTAGAGTGGGTTAAGAAGAACTCCAAAAATTCAATAGACTTATTCAGAGTCCCTCACACAGCCTGGGTAACTCATCCAGATGCCAAAATCTCATTAGAAATGCCTGTTCTTGTCGACTTTCCGCGGATTGCATACGAAACGATTGGAACTTTCATCGTTAATTATGCCTCTGAGAAAACTA
This window of the Thermococcus siculi genome carries:
- a CDS encoding MFS transporter, yielding MAHAKWGVLYIMSAALFIMFIDTTMMNVSISALVRDLNTTVGGVQGAITLYALVMAAFMITGAKLADIWGTKKVFFRGLVIYTVGTLMAAFAPNLAVLILGWSILEGIGASMMMPATVTYITKAYTGRDRAFAFGVWGGVGGAAAAFGPIIGGFFTTYITWRLGFFMEAFISAAIFAYMKILADYKPEKKIKLDVVGATLVGVGLFLLTLSVLIMDPLANPPVLLLMVLGLIVLAIFWKYEKKRKARGEDILIDVDIFKSKVFTAANLVSLFFQITLAGIMFTVPVFVQQYLHYNAIQTGFVIVPLSIMMFIFSMTGQRFVKYLTPKQVIQLGIILTFVGLYLVLRVLHPGVTGSDFALGLAFYGTGFGLIFSQITNLAMLGAKPEQQADASGIFNAQKQFGLSLGTAFVGAVLVLGVIHSITRQIYESGIFEGLPKDQIQEAVIQWIIKMQQGELQIPPEYHDAVLKIVNTSLVDTMKLAVVFMMGILIISALLSFLLPRGEKAKA
- a CDS encoding class I SAM-dependent methyltransferase, translating into MLANEEKFERDVLSKIPLRNEPPLPSDWLRIEMLERFRVLRFAPIREGMNVLEIGCGAHAITTVPLAYLVGETGRVVAVDKARWRFFEEITSAAGLRHRIIPMKLDARELPFPFKMFDLAVLVHGVRSLRNEETIIKVISEMLRISERVFIAESMPVANNERQMAHLELYNLRQEIFEALFGEKDDLHYFPLEKLRKFVERAGGKIIESGAFEPALPHYLAYIPREYMGRIKDEKKRAELLRRWDAAYKKWKRGAEYPPVGWILAKPLPSPPSAGGTRGGR